TTTGGTGTCGGTATCGAAGAATAACATGAAGTAACCAAGACCGCATACACTGACACACCGACAGTTTGGGCATAGATTAGTTAGGCTGTTTGGAGACGGTTCTGAAAAATAGATGGATGGTCGAATATTCGTTGAGCTGATTACCGATGGTGGTTGATTTGGCAAGGTTGGTAGAGCTCTCCGTCAGTGACCTTGTTATTTCTGGCAAGAGCAGGTAGAATGAGGAGATGATTAGAGGGGCCTTCAGGTTCTAGCTGGTTGAGAGGATCCTTACCATCCTACTACCCCACAAGCTCATGACAGATGGATTGGTGTGGACGGCCACTGGGAGGGTAGTATccattaaacaaaaatttagaagaaaacaCATTGGGAGGGTAGTACTCATTAGACTTCTTCTTTACATGACGACTGTTTGACCGTCGGCGGTGGCTTTAGCTTTGAATATTACTATTTGATATCTCTTATCTTCGTGGCTCCATCCGGGCTTCTACGAGACTACTTCGGATTTAGATCCGAAGAACTTTTGAATTAGTGCTTACCATtacattttttgtttttataattatataaaaagatATGTGGGCATTTCTAAGATAAGGAAGTGCATTCATTGTCATCGCTCGTCTTAAAGTAATAATTTTTCATGTAAATCCAAATATCATGCAATGTAAAAGGAAAAATCACATTGATATAATACAATATGTCAGTGGCTACGGCATAAAAAAATAAGGTCTTTTGTATAAATGCCCTCCTAAATATCGTATTTTGTATGAATAtccatccaaaattaatatttacatatgtATCCTCGTGAaacacttattttgctatttctctttttgtatttttatttttgcatatgtacctacgtcatctaacaccattaattttttaacggtttcaaattaaaatgactaaaatatgggcatttctgcaaaaatagtgttttatgaggtacagaaataaatataaatttaagagggtattcacgcaaatttaaatatttagaaggtgttcattaaaaaaatatttatatttttttatttttcaatatttaaaattaatattttagttattagtTAAGCAAATCATCTGTTAAACATGGAGGTCAGCTTGTGTTTGTTATATTAATCGAAGATCTTGTAAACCTCAATTCCTTCAATATTTATTGGCCGAGATTTTCAAAGGCTCACGCTTCCTTATCTTGTCAGAGATATCGGTATGGTTGGCACTCGACAGCCGTCAGGAAAGTCAGGCCAGAAGACTTCTCGTTAGTCGCCGCAGGCCGCAAAGAAAGAGCCGTTCGGAACAACGCTAGATTGACTGACGTCGAACCAGATTTTGAAACCGAGATCGCGAATAGAATGTTCTCCATTTGTTTTCTTCCTCGTTTGTTGCCGTCCGTGTAGGTAACGAAATCTTAGTTTTAATTCAGTTTAAAATCTGTACGGCTTGAACGCTATTGCCATGAGAACTGTTTTCCCGAATTTCCTTTTTGGATTTTGGGTATAGATGCAGATTGGATTTTGAGCGGAATCAAGTGGAAATTCTTCTAAATTCTGTATGGTATTGATGCAAAGTATGAAAAGAGTATCTAATTGTTTTAAAAATGAGCTCCAATGACAGTGTGAAGAATAATAGATTTGTGGAGGTGATTCCATATAAGAGTCCCATTGGATGAATTAAAGTCTGCGGGTCCGAGAACAGTCACCTTTTGAATCACTTTGGAAATTCATAATCAAAAATCTAATCATCCATTGTTGATAGATATCTCGAGGATTAAATACAGCATTGATTTATTTATGTGAAGCATATTTTGAGGAAATTTAATAGGGCAATATATTAGGTTTCGTAAAGCAGAAAATTGGATGATTTTCTATGTAGCTGATCATAGTAAATCAAAATATTGGAAGACCTCATGGGTATTATTGCTGATTGTCATGAGTAGTATTTATTTAAAGATGCCGTGGAGCAGcgaaatcaatatatatatatatatatatatatatatatatatatagaaaactTAGATCAACACGAATGAGGTCATATAGGGAAATTTAAATTAATGGTAAAGATgagtttaaataaaaaaagctTTTCAGATCCACTTATTACCTGATGGTGGGGCCATTCCAAGTTCCTAGTACGTGAGtcgttgagagagagagagaaggacatCACACTATCACAGCCCGCAATCTTTGAAGAATCCAACCCCGGTCAACCCTTCCCTTCCGCCTTCCAGAATTGATCCACGAACAGatctctcccctcctcctcctcctctactATGCTTGATGGTTCAAAAGAGATTCTAAAAGTCGCTCCTTTTCCTTGGATGCTCATTTTGGACGCACAAAACACGTGCCTTCTTATTACTTCCGCTCTATcgttactctctctctctcttttcccttcATTAAAACTTAAAATCTCTCCTCCTCTTatcatatttattatatatattcgCCATTAAATCAATTGATTCTCTATTTCTGCTAACTTTTAGATCTTGaaccaagaaattaattttttttaaaaaaaattctgaatccATCTATCATTTTGTTGAGCACCGAACTTGATTCTAATAACCAAATTTAAAAAGAGAAATGAGATACAGAGAGTGGTGTAAAGTCATAATCCAATCGGCATCAAAACACATCAAAGTCCATAAAGGATAAAGAGCATATGAAAGCAACCGGAAAGACAAAAGACAAGATCATCATTCATCATCACCATGATCAATTTATCACGATCCACTTGTCATCCCCTCCATACCATTTTTTTTCTATGCAAACACGCAGATAATTCTAATAATTATAGCCCACTACatgagaagaaaataaaatgaaaagcaCCATTACCCAATTGCCACCAACCCACCCATCACGTTGACCAAACAAGCTCCATGCCCCTGTATttattacaatttttttttatattttttttggggggcGAGGGGGTGCCTTCCAAAGAGAGTGAGAGTCTACTGTAATATATcaagcaagaaaagaaaagaaaaagagaaaactgGAAATGGATTACGACATGGCTAGACCGGATTGGTGGCATTGGGCTCGACCCGTACGTTGGAGGACTTGAGCATGAAGCCCCCGGCGGCATCATGGCCGGTGCCGGAGTCGTCGTCGTCGTGGTAGATGTAGGCGAAGCCCCCGTGGCGCGTGAGATCCATCCCGGCCATCTCGTCCTCCGGCGAGATCCGGAGCAGGCCCATGCGGTGCAGCGCGTAGAAGAGCGGGCCCATCGTGCAGCTGACCCAGCCGGCGATCACCAGGATCTGGACGATTTGCGCCGCCAGGAGCCTCCCCCCTCCGCCCATGAAGAGCCCGTACGGCCTCCCCGGGCGCCCCGGGTACACCTCGTTCACGTACTTCTCACGTGCGAACAGCCCCGTGAAGATGATCCCCCACGCACCGCAACCGCCGTGGAGCTGCGTCGCCTCCAGGGGGTCGTCGAACTTCACCTTCGCCGCCAGCTTGTTCAGGCCGATCAGCACCCACGCCGCCACGAAGCCGCAGATCACCGCCGCCCAGGGCTCCACCACGGAGCACCCGGCGGTGATCGCGGCGAACCCGCCGAGGAGGCCGTTGCAGACGTCGATCACGTTCCAGTGCCCCGTCTGGAGGCGCTTCCCGAAGAGGGTGGTGAGCGCCGCCGTGCAGCCCGCCAGGGTGGTTGTGACGGCGGTTCGGCCGACGGCGGACCACTGCCCGTGGATGGACCCGATCGGGCCGTAGGACTTGTCGATGGTGATGAAGGAACCCGGGTTGAAGCCGTACCAGCCGAACCACAGGAGGAAGGTGCCGAGGACGACGAGGGTGGCGGAGTGGCCGCGGAGGGCCACGGATCGGCTGGCGTGGTCAAAGCGCCCGATGCGGGGGCCCTCGATGAAGGCACCCCAGAGGCCGGCAACGCCGCCGACGAGGTGCACGACGCCAGATCCGGCGAAGTCGATGACGCCGGAGCGGAAGAGGAGCGAATTGCCGACTGGGCGGGAGGCGGAGGCCCAGCCGTCGGTGGACCAGAACCAGTGGGAGACGACCGGGTAGACGAAGCCGGTGAGGAAGGAGGAGTAGATGAGGTAGGCGACGAACTGGGTACGCTCCGCGATGGAGCCGGAGGTGATCCCGGCGGCGGCGATGGCGAAGGCCCACTGGTAGAGGAAGTAGGAGTAGTCGAAGCCCGGCTGGGGGATGCGCTTGAGGCCGAAGAAGTGGCGGCCGATGAAACCGTTGGACGGGGCCCCGAAGGCGAAGGCGAAGCCGAAGAGGTAGTAGAAGAGGGCGCCGGCGGCGGCGTCGAGGACGTTGGTGAGCATGATGTTCATGGTGTTCTTAGCCCGGACGGATCCAGCGCAGAGCATGGCGAAGCCGAGCTGCATCGAGAAGACGAGGTAGGCGGAGAAGAGGAGGTAGGTGGTGTCGATGGCGGAGGCGGCGTCGGTGAGTTGGAGCGCCATCGTATCGAACTGCGAGCAGATGTACTGCGCCgccgcggcggcggaggagttGCCGGCGCCGCCGAGGAGCGGGGCCAGGTCCGACGCCGAGCACGACGGGCTCGACATCTCGCTCGAATCGGACTCGGGAACAGATCGAGTCGGAGGGATCGGAAGCGGGAGGAGTGAATACGGAGGAGAAAGGGTTAGGGGGGTCGGTTTTATAGGCTAAGGGGGCGGAGAAACCAGGCAAGGGTTCCTGCCCCCGCTCCAATCGTAATGGAGGGACTGTATAATTCGCAGCGTTGTGTGTTTAGTTAACCTATGCCGATTTCCGCCTCTCTTCTTTGATTGGCTGAGTATATGAAATGACCAAGACTGGTTGTGAGTGACTCGCCCAGGAAAAAAATTATGTGGATTTTCTGCGAGACAATGGAACTTGGGTTTCCCCTAGGTTGGAATCTGGAGAGATTCAGCTCAGTGTTGGTGCATCACGCTAAAGTATTTATTATAATCATGCGTGATTTCAGCGGTTGAGATGGATGGGAGCAGGAATCAGGGTGCGAAGGGGGGCGGATTTTGATTGGTTCAAAATATGGGGACCACAGTAATTATGCTATGAATCCATGTTATGATGTACAGGTGCAATGGATAGGATGGAAGCTCCAACGGCTGTGATCTCCTGAAAAGAAGAATTGATGGATGTGATCTCTCTTATGATAAATACGCTCCTCCTTAGCTCTATTTCCCCTCCCACATATATGAGATGAATAataaaaatgcatcttttgtaaATAAATATCACATGCTGatgtattttattaaataagcgAAAAATATGGTGATCACCTTGCTAACCGATGGCAAAATCTCAACATAGATGGAAGTTTGAGATTGCGCGATATAACCTTGATGTATACTTGTATCATATATCAAGCATCCAAAGCAAAACCAAAGTTTTTGTGGATTAATTGATATTACAcaaatgctgaattttttttgtgaACAACCTCTCCATGTCCAAGAAATGCCTTGAAGTTTTACAGATTTAGCTGTTTCTTAATTTTTGACATTGTCTTGGAGAAACCATGCCTCATATCAGCACTTTGTTTTCGGAAA
Above is a genomic segment from Phoenix dactylifera cultivar Barhee BC4 chromosome 2, palm_55x_up_171113_PBpolish2nd_filt_p, whole genome shotgun sequence containing:
- the LOC103715435 gene encoding ammonium transporter 1 member 2-like → MSSPSCSASDLAPLLGGAGNSSAAAAAQYICSQFDTMALQLTDAASAIDTTYLLFSAYLVFSMQLGFAMLCAGSVRAKNTMNIMLTNVLDAAAGALFYYLFGFAFAFGAPSNGFIGRHFFGLKRIPQPGFDYSYFLYQWAFAIAAAGITSGSIAERTQFVAYLIYSSFLTGFVYPVVSHWFWSTDGWASASRPVGNSLLFRSGVIDFAGSGVVHLVGGVAGLWGAFIEGPRIGRFDHASRSVALRGHSATLVVLGTFLLWFGWYGFNPGSFITIDKSYGPIGSIHGQWSAVGRTAVTTTLAGCTAALTTLFGKRLQTGHWNVIDVCNGLLGGFAAITAGCSVVEPWAAVICGFVAAWVLIGLNKLAAKVKFDDPLEATQLHGGCGAWGIIFTGLFAREKYVNEVYPGRPGRPYGLFMGGGGRLLAAQIVQILVIAGWVSCTMGPLFYALHRMGLLRISPEDEMAGMDLTRHGGFAYIYHDDDDSGTGHDAAGGFMLKSSNVRVEPNATNPV